Part of the Poecilia reticulata strain Guanapo linkage group LG2, Guppy_female_1.0+MT, whole genome shotgun sequence genome is shown below.
tctTGTGAGaaaccattttcttttgttacatTTGCAGATGCATATTAAAGCTGCACCATAAAAACGGTGCTCTTTAGAAACGTTACAGGCCTAAGAACTCAATGAAATGCTCCCGGTGCTCTTCCAAACAACCCAATATTTCTCCCTCCTGCATTTCAACCTCTCCCTCTGACGCTCGACGTCTTCCATAACCTTTGccagcaaaatgaaacaaacatttttatccaaTTCCTGCTCATTGCAACATGAAACGCCTTTCCCACCACCATCGCTAATCCAATAAGCCTTTATTTCCATTACTTTCTATTTGATTTTGCATCTCGGCAGCCACCCACAGGCGAGTCTGAAACACCGCGGCCCGTTTCCGCTGACTCGATTACCGTAATATGCTAAGCAGCTTCCGTATGGGCTGCATCTGCGCGTGGAGACGGTGTTATTATTCAGAAGGCGCAGGTAGACTCTCTGCTGGGGAGTTCAGTCTGCTCTCCCGCCCCTCGGGGGGCTCCTTCCATGGCTCACTGAAGCTCACAGAGAAACGCTGGAAAAGACACGAAGGAGCTGAAGGAGGCAGAACTTCCAACTTTACAATGTCTTGTTGTTGACGCgtcacattaaatcccaatgaaatgcCCTCGAGACAGAACAGGTagaaaaatccatccatccatccatccatccatccatccatccattttcttgcaccctttttccctcagtggggtcgggagggttgctggtgcccatctccagccaacgtttcgggcgaggggcggggtcaccctggacaggtcgccagtctgtcgcagggcaacacagagacacacaggacaaacaaccatacacacccacgcacacacacactcacacctaggggcaatttggagaggccaattaacctgacaatcatgtttttggactgtgggaggaaaccggagtacccggagaaaacccacgcacgcacagggagaacatgcaaactccatgcagaaagaccccaggccaggaatcgaacccagaaccttcttgctgcaaggcaacagctctaccaactgcgccactgtgcagacCAGGTAGAAAAAATCATGCTAGATATTTTAGCACCATTCCAGACATTACTAGACAGCACTAAACTCCACCATTCCTTATTCTTTTTTAGTAAAGCAGAAATCCCAAAATCCTGCTGGCTTTGCTGAAGGAAAAACTCACCAACctacaaaaacaaccaaacctcCACTGGCATGCACCCGTGCCCTCCAACATCATCTGGTACCGCAGCCTCTTCCTCTTTAGCGGCTCGACCTCTCCTCCTCCCAGCAAAGGCTGTCTTGTGGCTTCAAAACGATGTCTGGTCCCAATAACGGCGGCTCTCGGTGTCTTTAGCCGCTTCAGCTCAGGTCCAACTCTTCTGGGCCTGTCTGCCCGTCACTGGTTCTAAGTCAAGATTTGAAAAAGTGCAAAAGGCATTTTGACTTTTCTCGAAGCTTTGTCCGCAAAATATCACTGCTGCAACTACCAAATGGCAAATCTGTGGATATACCGTAGATGTTTTTGGTGGTTCATTTGGGATCAGCAACAATGGCCTGTTTAAACCTTCTTTCCTTTCACCACATCTGATAAGCTCCCATGACAAGTAAACTAGTTTCGTATGTTTGTCTGATTGATTAGGCTCAGTACATAATATATTTatcactttaaaatattcagctgtTAGCCTATTTTTAGCTGTCAGAAGAGCCTTCTTCAATGgatccaaacaaacaaagccaATCCAAAGAAGCAGAAGGAAACTCCACCGCACTTGTAAactttagatttgttttatatgtaGCTAAGCTACTGATTTTTAACTATCAAACTAACAGTAAGCTAAATGCAgactttcacagatcagtgttgGGGATGGAATCCGATGTTCCTCTGCATTAGCAGGTGCAGATCCCTAATGTCTTGATCCTCACCTTCCCTCTTTGTTCCCATCAGAAATAGTCATCTCTGTCACGAGACGCTCTTTTGTTCGTTCCAACCTGACCCTGCTTTTGcactgctctgctgcagctggctttttttcttttttctttttttttttaaatcgagGTTGCTCCTCCTTCGGAGTTAAGGGGAAGGAAGCCTGTAGGGACGGTCATATCCATGGAAACAGAAGATTATACTGTAATTTGTGGATGAGCTGCAGAAGCTTCGGTTACATAAGACGACAGGTCTTGGGAGGCATTGCTGATGTTGTCGGTTTGGGGCTGCAAACTACGACTAGTAAACTCGAAAGccttcttcagtttttttttttttttttacaagttttccAATTGGAGGGAATAATTTGAGAGGTAAATATGTGAATTCTccagaatgcaaaaaaaaaaaaaaaagtacaaccattaaatgttctttttaaaatgctccATTAACAGGAGTGCTAAGGTTAACGCTGGTGTTTCTCATCACTTCCATGTGGCTTGATGATCAAACAGGGTTTATAGCAGCTGTCCGGGAGCACAAATTGCTGCGGGACATCTGCATCCGTATTGTTTGCGTATTGACTTTTGCTGACGCAGACGCGCGCGTTAAAACACTCagacgtgtgtgtgtctgtgcgacAATCTGAAGCGAGTTCATTGAGAGCAATGATGTCAACGCAGGGATTAGATTTGGTTTATGTTGCCCCAGAGCTGCACATTTGCGACGAGCGCGCTCCAAACTGCCAAACCGACAATTACGTCGGTTGagctatgtttttgcatccaggAGGGTATTTGGTACCTACTTTCTCTTTTTGTATGGGGATTATATTCAGcatgattcatttaaaaaggcaTCTGTActgcaaaaagaacaaaacaaactggcCTAAAAAAGACATCCTGAGTAATGACGTTCCAAAAATACACTGTGTTTCAGGCCGGTGGCTGGGGGGGGTTGGCGGGGGGGGCAGCAAACCGGCCGGAAAGTTAACAGACGAGCGTTTAGTgcctgcaaaaaagaaaaaaaaagtaaacgaAAAAGAGCTCTGCTGTGATACCACAGAAGACACATCACACACAGGCTGTGGACCAGACCACTTGCAATACACACAAAGCTGCCTGTTAGTGGTTTTCGAAGGGAAGCAGTTGTCTCACCCAACACAGACCCACATGAGTCAGATGCAGCGTGCAGACAACACTTTGCAGACCTCAAGAGTCATAAAGATCCTCTGCCTTTAACCCACGAGGATGAAAGCACTTGAGACTCTCAACAGTTGTAGATTGTCCAAAGCCCATTTCTGCCTTTTGGGTACAGCTCATGTGACATGTctgagagaaggaggaagaagcaGTAATGGAGtcttgttaataaaaataataataataataataataataagcatcAGCATTCAGGCTTCTTCAAGTCGCGCCAGTTGGTCTAAAACTTTCCATCAAAGCCAACGCTGAGCTGCACACAGAGTAATTACTGGAGCCATCTCCCAGGACGTTTTTATTCATACTGCTTGTGAGTGCATAAAGGTGAGGGTATGGCACTCATAGCAGATTAATATGGCTCCAGTAGCCGGTCGGGAACACAGCACATTGTTTCCACTGGCTGTGAAGAAACGGCGCTGCGGAGACTATGGCTATTTCAGACATAAACCAGCTCGCCCAGGCgataaacagaaatgttatgaTGGGTCGCTCCTGGTTTCTGAAGCCCACCCAATGCGTCGTTCCAGAGGCTTTGGAGATTTAAAGTTTCTAACCCGTGAGTGGACAAACTCTGAGTGACGTCGGCTTTACATTTAAGGGGAAATCTTTGCGTACTTTgtgattattgaaattaatttttggaaaaatgtatccccaaaaaatgtctcactttggagatttttctttgtcttcttcacTCTACTGAAAAgagtaaggtttttttttttacacacttttaACTTCAAATTACAATCTGGAGAGATGAAATGATGGgaatttaaagcaaattaagcaaaaaaataaaaaataatgcaacaatTACAGGTAGTGAGAGGTACGTAATAATTTCATCTCATTTTAAAGACGAGCAAACGAGACCGAAACCGTCGCCTGCTGCTCCCCCACATGACTCATGgcatctgaaaacaaaagcaaacaatgcTGATTCAGAAGCaaagcaaatattaaaacatgataTGAAACCGACTCTAAAAATACCCTGGAGCTAAAATAGGAGTGAATGAACATTTAAGCAAATcgatgaagaaaatgaaaccagCTTTAAGACAAAAACTCTAACTCAGACAGCAAGACGGCCTCAGCTGCAGCATTTCCATCAACTTCTACCAATTTCTGTGTCTGCTgcataaacagaaatgaatggACTTCCTGTTGTCAGGCTCTGTAGGTGTAAACACTACTGACCTGACCCCATGATCTCCTCACTCCTGTGACTTTTTCTCTGTTGAAAAGCTTGCAACCACAGTCATGTGGCGTTGATGAATACCAGTAGAAAAAGGCCAGTAGCTTAGATGTCTTAAAAAAGTAAAGTCTTTATTATAACATGGCAGGGGAGCGGGGGTTTAGGCTTCTTTGGTAGTTCTGGACACCGAGTCACGTGATTTATTGGTTTAGATAGCGACTCCTGACCAGAATATGTCTACTACTGTCTATAACTCAGAGGAGATAGTTTGTGTATCCCAACTAGATTCACTGCCAGTCTTTTAAAGCCAACGTCTTGAGTTTTAACAGTCTCATAACAGCCTCCGTGCCGCTCCACAGGAAAACAGACACCAGTAGTAATGTTTTCACAAGAAAATAGGCTCATttgaattaaagtaaaaacatttgcatcTTTCCTCAAAAGGAATTGACATGCTAGAGCtgcaaaaatgctcaaagacCAGCTTAGTTTTATAAATcatacagctaaaaaaaattattgttataTCATGTATTAATACCGCCTAGTTAAATTGTGAATAGTTTTGTTGAATAAccacatttttagcaacaacatgaagtaggataaaaaaaacaacaacaacaacaacaacaatggtTTAGGGGGCCACAAATTGGTTTGAATAGTTTTTAACCGTCTCAAAAAGTGAAACGTTAATTTGAGAACTTATTTACTCGGGTTTGCTTCATCTGATGTTGAATTAacttaatattaaacatttaaatgtggcaACAAAAGACGACGTCTGTTGAGGTGGAAAATACCGTACAGAACTGAACCCACCAACCGAGTGAAAGCAGCTAGCGGTGTTTAATTTTCCAGTGCAGCCTCGTCCAATGCTAGTCATAAATGGCTGCAGAGTTTATATATCTGTTACTCGCTGCAGATTTAAAATGCCTAAATAACCTACACACTGATATTTACACATCTCTCCCATCACGAGATGCTTGTATTTTWMCACGGAAGACTAGAAACGGAGGGGCCCGAGCAGCCCGTAAAACTTATTTGGGCATCCAGCGTGTGACTTCTGCCAGCAGCGTATAGCCAGGGGCGTTCAAGTCCGACCAAAAAGACCTGAAGTAGACAAACTGCGTTAAGTGTTCATAAAATGTCCCTGGCACGGGGATGTTTGAAGGAGGGATTGAGGCAGGGAGAAccagtttcttttaaaatggaGAGCAGCCTTTGCCGCTAATGATGTTTTCCCTGTGGTTTTACAGCCTATGTCTACACGTCAGGAGTGTACAGTCAGACATCTGGGAAGAAAAGTTTTCAGGCTGTTCCCAAAGCGCACAGGAATCAAGAAAtcctgtttctcttttctttttttctttacagagcTTGGCAGGGGTGTGTTAAAAGATTGGCAAAGggacaagagagagagagagagagagaatggaTCCGTGATTAAACCATTCTGTGGTGGTATAGTCCTAATTGTCATTAATGTGTGATGAAATTTTTTAgcgtcttaaaaaaaaacaaacaacacttCAAAAGTGTTCGAAATTCCTCTGCGACTTCTTAATGCCGCGCAGGTAAATTGCGGTTTTGATAACACCCCATTATCCCTCCTCCGTCTCTCAGGAGAAGGACTCTGAATGTTAATCAGAAAGGAAATCATTCcaagctgctgtttgttcaagAGGGAGCAGAGAGCTGCTAAAGAGGAGAAGGATGCTAATCAGACACTGAGTACACCAGATAAGCACAATGAGCAATGGGTAAGGAGCCCAAATCCTGtctttaaactaataaaatacttaaaagaaagataataaatgaagaaattaatgaataaagaaacaaattataAGAAGATTATGACTTTTAGCACATTATGCAAATAACCATAAAgtgtacaaatataaaaaaaatgagaatttgCATATCTAcaattataattaaataaaaaaatacatgcaacTATTTATATAACATagtaatattacatttatagaaagtaacaattattttaaaaagttaaattattatgaaatggtcaatgtaattattaaaattacatCGActtacatataaaaatatacaatgtatattttttttttatttaacagtaatatatttattgcaagatttttttttctctcttggaAGCTGAGTCATTAGTTTGTCAACAGCACCACCTGGTGGAGTTTGCGTGACTCGGTTCTACGTTGTGTAAATCCCAAAAAACGACTCCGCCCACTCTGTCCAGACAACCAATCCCAACCTTTCATCTAACTATTTCAGCCAATGATAGCCCGGGTTGTAAGGAGTCGTTACTCGACATTGAGAACGTAATTGGTCGCTCGTGTGACTGGAGGCCGACCGAGTGCTTCGTCATTATTATGCGGCAGCTCCTCAGGCTTCAGGCAGCAACATGTGAAGAAATCATGCCTAGACAATTTTTCTGACAATTTACACTTGCTCGGTTAAGTTCTTATATAACATAAAGCGACGTTTATGAGTAAAAGAGCGGCTTTTAGATTCGTTTGGATTCTGTAAGTAGCTAAAAGTTAACTTACTTGGTGTTATTAGCGCTAGTGTTTTTGCCTGCTTTTAGCCTGTTAGCGTCATGGACAACACAGAGGAGAATGCCATAGAGCTCCATGGAGATGAGGAAATAATTGAAGTAATCGATCTCAACGACACAGAGCCTGGGCCAGGTACTGAGGGAGTCCTTACACTGACTGCTTACCTTTCCGCGGTGGTACCGAGTTACAACTTCTGTGTGTTTGGGGAATGGAACAGGACCTGAGAAGTTATTTAAATGCAAGTTTGTCTTGGAATTTGATGGTTTCAGCATTTATAGACAAGCTTTGTTTTCCTAGATGATTTGGCTGACGACTTGGGAGACGTTGACTTTGAGGATCCTGGAAACCCGGAGGACGATAATGAAGGCTGGGAGACGGAGGATGAGATGGAAGCAGAGGCGGAGCAAGATGACAGCGAGCTCACCTTCTCCAAGCACACAGGTAGACCCATCCTGCAGGTTTGTGCTGCATCTACCTTTACGACTGTTCAAGGCTCAAAACTTTGCCGTGCTGCCCTCCTCTCCCCGTGCCCAGGCTCTGTGTTCTGTGTGAGTTTGGATCCAGCCACAAACTGCCTAGCCGTGACGGGTGGAGAGGATGATAAGGCTTACGTCTGGAGAGTGAGCGACGGAGAGGTCGTGATGGAGTGCTCAGGTGAATACTCCTGCTCAAATCTACCTATCCTTGCATCCATTCAACCACCCAGCTACTTATCTATTCATGAATCTGCTTAtcatcatgtttatttatttatttatttatttatccacccaccctgtttttttctgtctaatatgcgtcttgttttttcttattcttacCCTGCAGGACACAAAGACTCGGTGACGTGTGCCATGTTCAGCCATGACTCGTCTCTGGTGGCTTCGGGGGATATGAGCGGTCTAATCAAAGTCTGGaaagtggaaacaaaagagGAGATCTGGTCATTTGAAGTCGGAGATCTGGAGGTAAAATGCAGAGAGTCAGTTTAtctcgtttttgtttttttgtttttttaatcccttAGAGAAATACCAAAAATACAGAATTACATCAGTAGATCAACGTGTTTCTGTATTACGTTGTTGCTTCACCTCGTCCTCAGTGGTTGGAGTGGCATCCCTGCGCTCCCGTGCTGCTGGCGGGGACAAACGATGGCAACGTGTGGATGTGGAAGATCCCTGCAGGAGACTGTAAAACCTTCGAGAGTCCTGCGTGTCAGGCAACCAGTGGCAAAGTCCTCCCTGATGGTgagaaaacaccaaaacaaagaaTTCCTCACAATATTCAGAAAGGTTGTAACAAGTGTTTAGTGGTGAATAAGACAGTCAAGGTTTGATTGTAGATGATTTATAGTTGCAtagactgaataaaaagacaagcATTAAAGCAGACCTTTCCTAAATCTTAAAACTTTATCAGCGCTCACTAAATTAAGCGTTTCTCcagataaaaacatgaagaaaaaactaatttaccATCTTAAGTTTGATGCTGTCAAGTCTTGGGGAAAACACTGACGCTGCCACACCTTCCTCCAGGTAAACGAGCCGTGGTGGGTTATGAGGATGGAACCGTAAGGGTGTGGGACCTAAAGCAAGGAAATGCCATTCATGTCATTAAAGGTAGGACACAAACACATTGATTACTCAGCGTATGTCGCTCCTTATGTGTTCAGGCTAAATTATCACAGTACATATGTCACCAAGTCAGGAGAAGAACATTTCAGAGATTGAAGTGTGTCCTCATCCAGGTCAAGACGGACACCAGGGGGCGCTAACCTGCCTTGCTTGCAACAAGGATGGCTCTCTCATGCTGACGGGTTCAGTGGACGGCTGTGCCAAGCTTGTCAACACCGCCACAGGCAAGGTGGGTGCAGCCGTGAGCTGGTATGCCCAACAGACATCCTCCCAGCAGCTCGTCTCAATAAAAGCGTGTTTACAGGTAGTTGGAGTGTTCTCTGTGGAGGGAGGTGAGGGAAAAGGGTCGAAAGACGAGAAAGAGTCCAACTCCGTGGAGTCTGTGGGATTCTGCAATATGTAAGTTTAAATAATCGGATTACAAAATGTGACATGTCAGCTTCAGCGTCTTACATCTGCGGAGATGTTTGCAGCCTACCTCTCATAGCTGTGGCGTACCTGGACGGGACTCTGGCCATTTATGACCTTTCTACACAGGTGCTGAGGCACAGATGCCAGCATGAGGTGAGTGTGCTTCTGTTTTGCTTTAGTTCACTACGTTGAAAAATCTCCTCGCCGCCACCTATTTTCTGCCTCTCCAGGCAGGGATCGTTCACCTGCAGTGGGAGGAGTCTTCGTCTGTGGTGTCCACCTGCAGTTTGGACGGAGCGCTGCGTTTGTGGGACGGACGTTCTGGCAACATGTTGTCCGAGTACCGCGGACACACCGCAGAGATCCTCGACTTCACCGTCAACGGGTACGATTGCTTTGAAATGGCCTTTGTTTCGCTCACTTCATTTCTAATTGGTGAATCCAGTTTTGcaaggataaaagaaaaagtgttaaatgtccTTGTTTCGCAGCAAGGACAGAATTCATAGCCTACCATGAAAGCTTCAGTTCTAATAGATTATCAAACACATTGCTTTATTAAGGTATACTTGTTGCGAAGCATTGTTTTTGAACTTCTTTGACTATTAAAGCAGAACAAATGGGATTCCCTCACCTAATGGTGTCCTTGTGTCTCCTCAGGGAAGCGTCTCTTGCTGTAACGGCCTCAGGAGACAACCAGGCCAAAGTGTTCTGCCTCCAAAGACCCGAtcgataaaaacaaaagctagagaaagaggaaaatgcGTCACAGAAAACGGACAATTACTGctcaaactttctgtttttttacaccGGAGAATAGATTTTCTTATCTTTTCGGTATTTTAAAGTATCCTCACGTGTTTTCTTGACAGAAACccttaaaacagaaatgttcctGATTTCTTCCCATTTTCCGGTTTGTCACACTAAACAAATCCACCCACTTGTTTAGTTTAAATGGTCTTATTCATGAATCAGCAAGTGAAAggacagtgattttttttttttcctgtaattgTGGTGCATCATTTCCTAAATGTAAGGACGTGTGTGGTCTTTCAACTAAACacacaaacttattcatgtaaACTCAATTGTAAATacagacaataaaacaatatgcTCTCCTCAGGGCAATTGAaacttttattgtcattcaggGATTGCTTTGTGTCTTACGTTCATTCTCCCATCTATTTTTGTGTGTCTACGAGATAAAGATGTTTCCTAAAGAAGCTCAAACCAAGCCGAAGGGCAAAGTTGTTATATTACGGGTCGTGGCAACATGGTTAACCGGCGGAAAAAATACTGCACTTGGTTAAATCTGTGACTGTAAGTGCTTCTTTAGccttcagtttcagctgaaataTGTTATTAGATAAACATAAAAGCAGAAGTTGAGTCGATCTGGAGATGACAACCTCCTAAGggagggagtttttttttatatatagctCCATCGACTTTAGATGTGATTAAAGCAAGACTGAATCAGACAATGAGTTTGAAAAAGCTCACATAATGCATTTAGCTCTTTATAATTTAATAGAAACGCAGCACCATGTGCTTTCAGTACTCAGGTTAGGAGGGTTTTAATGTCATTCTATAAATCCCACTTGTCTCCTTTGGCTAGTAAACTTAACTTTTAGATTGAACTGATATGAAGAACTCGGACCGGTCTCGGTAATTGACCGGTCCACATCGAGACCAGCAATGGGCGTGTCAGTTATCTGCAAAATCAGGTTCAGCtaagtggggttttttttcttttggtgttaTAAATTTGAAGATAGTATAAATTTGAAGATTGTATATAAAAACCCACAATTTAGTTTCTCTTACTTGTTGTAGTAACTGAAGTACTGTGTGGCACGAATTGGAGAACTCCATTAAAACCTACATCAATCATCTGGACTTGTGTTTAGGCATAATGTTCAACATCTTAGGCTTTAAGCAGCACGGGGTTTCTTTCCATTCTTACATAATTAAGATCCGTTGGGGAATCTCTGTTGGTATAAACATAATATTCCCGGAAGAAGGCTTCTacgctgagaaaaaaaagatgttgttCACGATGACGCAGTAACAGCCTTAAACTGCATCCAGAaaatactgtttgttttgtttcctgctaAAAAGGATGATATACACTCAACAACTTCTTTGTTAGGTTCTACTGTTGAATCGACTGTTAAACCAAGCAGTGAATTAGTCAGCCACACAAAACTTGGAGAATTTAGATACTAGTAGGCAGCAAAATGGCGATATTTGTTACCTTTCCAGCTGATGCGGTtagctttcacactgcactgtcaagcgatccaaaccctttgaagagacatcccctcctcacctgtggtggcgctgcaccaagaaacacTGACACAAAAGCTTCtaaagaagacactgagagcaacaaAGAACACAAACCATTTCTCCCGCTATCATGAGACTTGCACGTTTGGTTCtatttacccaaaatgcccTGTGCTATAGTCTCCTTCCTATTTTTGGAGCGTTCTCCAGTTGGCATTCAAGCCRCACAAGAGTTCACCTCAATCAAACCGAGACGGAGGTTTGTAGGCGGAAGAGAGTTCTCTTTtcgattgcacattcacacctaccCAAACAAGCAGGACTTtttaggcaaacaaactagagttggattaaagtcGACCTAATGGGGTTGGCGTCAGTGTATCGCTGATGCACATTGGTGCGCACTTTACTCCAGAAAGCCTCCTAAATGTTGTTTACCAAACCAGGGATGCCTACTGTCAGCCTTATTTCTGTCCTAATGCTCTTCCCTTCCGCTTGGCTGTTCAATGAAAGAGGAAACCGTCAGTGKGTATCCTGTGCATAAGTGCTTTTTCCTTGTGCCATTGTACAAAGCCAAAAGTGCAAAGGTAACTGACCCAGAAAGGCTGTACAACTTCCCCTTTTTAAGGCATAAACAAGATGtgtgttttacataaataaaagtatgaTAACGTGTGTTTGCGCTACACCCAACAGAGTCGCAACAGGACaccgggggggaaaaaatgacatcTGTCAGATGTAGTTTACACTCACAGAAGGGTATTTCCCTCCACTGTCACAACACAGTGTTTGGACATTAGTTTTCACTTGCTGTCTTGTCTCGTCTCTGTTTACACTGTCAGAGTGCTAGATGCAWTTATTGATTAAATGAGcagttgtttagaaaagcaCTTCTCCAATAACATTTCATAAAGTTGCAgtattcagagaaaaaaactgagcaaaatcTCACGGGTCTGGTCAGGTGTTTCTTTCCATGGGAAAAagtggattttctttcttccgaacaatttgtggattttttttttatattgtaaatGTGTGTCCTTCAGaaataactgttttttgttttctaactgAAGCCACCATATTTTAAATTGCCTACTTTAAAGGTGTCATCCCCGACAACAAGATTCTCagacatgaaagaaaaagtcaatCTCATTTTACTAATACTCCTAACTTTGGttatggtttctgtttttaatacaaaacttaaaaaaacattttattattaattttactcTGCTGGAATTTTTTTATAAGTTATTTGGATTGCAAGAATGTTCAACTTTGACCTTAGATCCAATCAAATTGCATGATATTATATACAATGTAacaatttttactttgtgtggACAGTTAAAGTATTGCTTGTAtaagtttaaatgaaaatgttaaaaggcGTCAAAGGATGGGAAAGAGGAGGTAACCAATGCCCCAATTCCACTTGTCAACATCAGCCACTTATGATAGATTAGTTTATTATTTgcttatctgtttattttatcacaaaaaaaactttattcaaaaaatattcagtcGGAGGAGCCTACATGTTTTTCTAACCATGCCCCTAAAACCACAGTCTGAATAGAAAACCaatggataaaaagaaaaatgttcccaCTTTGGATAAAAATGTTCGCATTTAACTATATTCTGAAgttgatttttctgtaaatatattttctccagCGATGGCTATAGCTTTTAGTCACTTTCactataaagaaaaaatagtctCAAAAATTGTGATTATCTTCTTTGCAAACCAAGTTAATGAATCTTATTCCATTACATTTTTCCGCTGTACACAGAAATAAACCAGCTCATGGATTTGATTAATTATCGCACAGGGCCTGGAGTTCGGGGAAATTCRAAATGCTTWRtctcttcttgtttttcttttatgtccaGCTTGTCCTCCCTGTGTTGTGTCTTTTTTACAAATGCTCCAAGTCTTgggaacatttctgtttaaaagcaTTATCTGAGCTTATTCATCTCTTCCAGGCTCCAAACTATCTGGGTAAGGAGGGGCCCCTGTGCTTGGCTAGCAAAACAGCTCTCCACTGCTCTTCTATccaactttttgtttaaatatcagACATCTGTGACAGMTGTTATGAATTCAGGTGTATACACGCATGTATTTATAAGCGTTGTTCACCCTGAGGGCAAATAGGAAAATCAAGTAGCGGTAGATGCTAGCTTGTATATGAATCTATTCAAAAGATGGCTTTCCCACTCccagcagactttttttttaagatatagtatttatttggaaaatttcatttgcttttgaaCAATAAACTGC
Proteins encoded:
- the aamp gene encoding angio-associated migratory cell protein — its product is MDNTEENAIELHGDEEIIEVIDLNDTEPGPDDLADDLGDVDFEDPGNPEDDNEGWETEDEMEAEAEQDDSELTFSKHTGSVFCVSLDPATNCLAVTGGEDDKAYVWRVSDGEVVMECSGHKDSVTCAMFSHDSSLVASGDMSGLIKVWKVETKEEIWSFEVGDLEWLEWHPCAPVLLAGTNDGNVWMWKIPAGDCKTFESPACQATSGKVLPDGKRAVVGYEDGTVRVWDLKQGNAIHVIKGQDGHQGALTCLACNKDGSLMLTGSVDGCAKLVNTATGKVVGVFSVEGGEGKGSKDEKESNSVESVGFCNILPLIAVAYLDGTLAIYDLSTQVLRHRCQHEAGIVHLQWEESSSVVSTCSLDGALRLWDGRSGNMLSEYRGHTAEILDFTVNGEASLAVTASGDNQAKVFCLQRPDR